Genomic segment of Oncorhynchus keta strain PuntledgeMale-10-30-2019 chromosome 5, Oket_V2, whole genome shotgun sequence:
cacatcgagagactgaaattttttcccattcctccttgcaaaacagctcgagctcagtgaggttggatggagagcatttgtgaacagcagttttcagttctttccacagattctcgattggattcaggtctggactttgacttggccattctaacacctggatatgtttatttttgaaccattccattgtagattttgctttatgttttggatcattgtcttgttggaagacaaatctctgtcccagtctcaggtcttttgcagactccatcaggttttcttccagaatggtcctgtatttggctccatccatcttcccatcaattttaaccatcttccctgtccctgctgaagaaaagcaggcccaaaccatgatgctgccaccaccatgtttgacagtggggatggtgtgttcagggtgatgagctgtgttgcttttacgccaaacataacgttctgcattgttgccaaaaagttcaattttggtttcatctgaccagagcaccttcttccacatgtttggtgtgtctcccaggtggcttgtggcaaactttaaacgacactttttatggatatctttaagaaatggctttcttcaaaaactcttccataaaggccagatttgagcaatatatgactgattattgtcctatggacagagtcttccacctcagctgtagatctctgcagttcatcaagagtgatcatgggcctcttggctgcatctctgatcagtcttctccttgtatgagctgaaagtttagagggacggccaggtcttggtagatttgcagtcgtctgatactccttccatttcaatattatcgcttgcacagtgctccttgggatgtttaaagcttgggaaatctttttgtatccaaatctggctttaaacttcttcacaacagtatctcggacctgcctggtgtgttccttgttcttcatgatgctctctgcgcttttaacggacctctgagactatcacagtgcaggtgcatttatacggagacttgattacacacaggtggattgtatttatgaTAATTactcatttaggtcaacattggatcattcagagatcctcactgaacttctggagagagtttgctgcactgaaagtaaaggggctgaataattttgcacgcccaatttttcagtttttgatttgttaaaaaagtttgaaatatccaataaatgtcgttccacttcatgattgtgtcccacttgttgttgattcttcacaaaaaaatacagttttatatctttgcttgaagcctgaaatgtggcaaaagatcgcaaagttcaaggggggcgaatactttcgcaaggcactgtatgtatccaACACCCTTACCTATTCAGAAATGCCTTTTTTGTTGCTGTTTCAGGAAATGCTAAAGGAAAACCTGATAGAAACGTATTGGGAGTACAATTAACAGACACAGGAGTCCCCCAGATTTTCATCTAGAACCTGCTTATTAATCATTCAAGGCCCAGCTAATATTCGGATGGAAATCCATCTGATAGCAGGTTGTGTTGGAACAGGTCTGCAGTATTCCAACAATTTTGTGCATCTGACATGACATATTGCACAGGGCTAAGTATCCTCTGTTTCCTGTGAGATGTCGGCTACAGTAAGCCTCAGAACTCCAAAGCTCCCATCTCAGTTCTCTCTCCAGGTAGAACGTGTCATGTCTCACttgggtaacacacacagacacactatactGGAGCTGTGTCATAGGGGGATAAGACCGACGGCCTGAAATAGCCTCCTTGAAAACATGAGACAAAACGTATACATACTTCTTATTCAGTAAAGACTTGCATTACAGagatagggtggcaggtagccaagcagttaagagtgttgggccagtaaccaaaaggttgctggtttgaatcccagagctgactaggtgaaaaatgtgcccttgagcaaggtgctttaccctaattgctcctgtaagtctgtCTTGATAGAAGTGTCTGCTCAAATGTAAATAATAGCTTTCTGGAACCTGAATAAGAGACTATTGTGGCTCACCACTGCATCACTCCTAAAATCTTTATGATTTTAGGAGTGTTTCGTAATTATGTGCCATTGATGATTGGCCCCTCTCATGGGTGAATTCCCTGAGACCAATATGTGCCATTACCTTGTGTTGAGTAGATTTTCATGGTTTCCGCTCCCTCAAGTGGTAAATGGAAATAAtgactctacatcactctctctcatGATGCCACTGCAGGATTGGATCAGACATTAAGATGCAAtgactctacatcactctctctcatGATGCCACTGCAGGATTGGAGCAGACATTAAGATGCAAtgactctacatcactctctctcacGATGCCACTGCAGGATTGGAGCAGACATTAAGATGCAAtgactctacatcactctctctcatGATGCCACTGCAGGATTGGAGCAGACATTAAGATGCAAtgactctacatcactctctctcatGATGCCACTGCAGGATTGGAGCAGACATTAGATGAtgactctacatcactctctctcatGATGCCACTGCAGGATTGGAGCAGACATTAAGATGCAATgactctacatctctctctcatgaTGCCACTGCAGGATTGGAGCAGACATTAAGATGCAAtgactctacatcactctctctcatGATGCCACTGCAGGATTGGAGCAGACATTAAGATGCAAtgactctacatcactctctctcatGATGCCACTGCAGGATTGGAGCAGACATTAAGATGCAAtgactctacatcactctctctcatGATGCCACTGCAGGATTGGAGCAGACATTAAGATGCAAtgactctacatcactctctctcatGATGCCACTGCAGGATTGGAGCAGACATTAAGATGCAAtgactctacatcactctctctcatGATGCCACTGCAGGATTGGAGCAGACATTAAGATGCAAtgactctacatcactctctctcatGATGCCACTGCAGGATTGGAGCAGACATTAAGATGCAAtgactctacatcactctctctcatGATGCCACTGCAGGATTGGAGCAGACATTAAGATGCAAtgactctacatcactctctctcatGATGCCACTGCAGGATTGGAGCAGACATTAAGATGCAAtgactctacatcactctctctcatGATGCCACTGCAGGATTGGAGCAGGCATTAAGATGCAatctacatcactctctctcatGATGCCACTGCAGGATTGGAGCAGACATTAAGATGCAAtgactctacatcactctctctcatGATGCCACTGCAGGATTGGAGCAGACATTAAGATGCAAtgactctacatcactctctctcaGGATGCCACTGCAGGATTGGAGCAGACATTAAGATGCAAtgactctacatcactctctctcacGATGCCACTGCAGGATTGGAGCAGACATTAAGCTGCAAtgactctacatcactctctctcacGATGCCACTGCAGGATTGGAGCAGACATTAAGATGCAAtgactctacatcactctctctcaGGATGCCACTGCAGGATTGGAGCAGACATTAAGATGCAAtgactctacatcactctctctctcacgatGCCACTGCAGGATTGGAGCAGACATTAAGATGCAAtgactctacatcactctctctcacGATGCCACTGCAGGATTGGAGCAGACATTAAGATGCAAtgactctacatcactctctctcatGATGCCACTGCAGGATTGGAGCAGACATTAAGCTGCAAtgactctacatcactctctctcatGATGCCACTGCAGGATTGGAGCAGACATTAAGATGCAAtgactctacatcactctctctcacGATGCCACTGCAGGATTGGAGCAGACATTAAGATGCAAtgactctacatcactctctctcatGATGCCACTGCAGGATTGGAGCAGACATTAAGATGCAAtgactctacatcactctctctcacGATGCCACTGCAGGATTGGAGCAGACATTAAGATGCAAtgactctacatcactctctctcaGGATGCCACTGCAGGATTGGAGCAGACATTAAGATGCAAtgactctacatcactctctctcacGATGCCACTGCAGGATTGGAGCAGACATTAAGATGCAAtgactctacatcactctctctcacGATGCCACTGCAGGATTGGAGCAGACATTAAGATGCAAtgactctacatcactctctctcacGATGCCACTGCAGGATTGGAGCAGACATTAAGCTGCAATGCCTTGCAAGTCATGTTGGTATTGTGAAGTGTGAGATTCACCGCAACACAATTCTGCTACTTCACTGAAGCACAGGTTAGAAAATCTCATATCCCCTCATATTTTGGGAACGAGAGTAAAGATGTCATTGTGTAGTCTTAGGCTGATATTATTATACCTCTCCAGACAGACTCAGAAATACAATACTTCAAATGAGATCAAAATTATAACAGAGATATTGACTAAATTCTTACTCCCAGAGTATATTTGATACCTCAGTTTTCTAGTTTTGTTTAAACAAATGATATGGGGAGACACTACTCTGAGTCATGCCACATAATGCAtcatagggtggcaggtagcctagtggttagagcattgggccagtaaccaaaagattgCTAGATCCAaacccgagctaacaaggtaaaaatctggcAGTTAACCGTCAGTTAACCGTCATTCCTAGTCTGTCACTGACTTGCCTAAAAATGATACCAATCACCTGAAGGGAAAGTAGGAAAACAGACTTTGGGAAGTTCCAACATCATGAATTATCACTGGCCCTTCACATGGCAACACAACAAGTCTGAGATAACCACCTAGTGCTGGATCTAGTCCTCTAGGTGGAGAATGATCAATGTGGAAAGATCAATACCCAATTCAAATGCAAATGTTACCCAAGGGACATGCAGACAAAGTGGCCAGCAATGGACAGAGGATCACGACTGGCCTCAGCTGTTCTCTGTAGGGGTTTTAGTAAACCAATGGAAATTCAACCACAGTAAATTCTGTGAACATATTCACACCAAAGAGCTGGGACAGAAAACTCTGGCATTACACTACTGTTTACAATAGTTCTCAGACAGGCAAGTCTAACAGGAATTTTATTTGAacctagtcagttaagaacaaattcttatttacaatgacagcctaccggggaacagtggctGAGCCAACGAGGTAAGTCTTATgggactgccttgttcaggggcagaacgacatattttttaccttgtcagatcgggattcgatccagcaacttttcagttactggccaaatgctctaaccactaggctacctgctgctccaAGAGAGCATATACATTCCTCACTCACTCATGACTgagtggccaggcacgactccaacaccatcattaaatttgctgatgacacaacagtaggcctgattaccgacaacaacgagacagcctatagggaggtcagagacctggccgtgtggtgccaggattacaacctctccctcaacgtgatcaagacaaaggagatgattgtggactacaggaaagaggaccaagcacgccaccattctcatcgacagggctgcagtggagcaggttgacagcttcaagttccttggtgtccacatcaccaacaaactaacattgtcCAAGCACAGCATGGCAGTCGTGAAgcgggcacaacaaaacctattccccctcaggagactgaacacATTTGGtgtgggtccccagatcctcaaaaggttctacagctacaccattgagagtatggttgcatcactgcctgatatggcaactgctcggcctccgaccgcaaggcactagtggttctgtagctcagttggtagagcatggcgcttgtaacgccagggtagtgggttcgattcccgggaccacccatacgtagaatgtatgcacacatgactgtaagtcgctttggataaaagcgtctgctaaatggcatatattattatatattattacagaGGGTAgcgcgaacggcccagtacatcactggagccaagcttcatgtcatccaggacctctatactaggtggtgtcagaggaaggccctacaaattgtcaaagactccagccaccctagtcatagactgttctctctgctaccacacggcaagcggtaccagagcgtcaagtctaggtccaagaggcttctatacagcttctacccccaagtcataagacacctgaacatctagtcaaatggctacccagactattcacattgcaccctctccacaccactgccactctctgttgtcatctgtgcatagtcactttaattaactctacctacatgtacatactacatcaactaaccagtgcccctgcacattgactctgtaccgccacccccctgtatatattgttattttttactgctgctctttaattacttgttacttttatctcttattcatGTTTTTTGAAACGGCACTGTCGGTtgggggctcgtaagtaagcatttcactttaagctctacacctgttgtattcggcgcatgtgactaataaaattagatttggtTGATGCATTTAGTGTAGGCAAATGATTTCATCTAGAGTGGATTACAGTCAACACTTCATGTCATTTGAGAGACTGGCCAGTAAACGGTCTTTGAAATGGAAGGTGGTGAGGCTGTGGCCCTTCCTCTCTCAGAAGGTCATTGCTGGCCCATCTATAGAATAATAAAACATTGACAGCTCGATACAGCCACCATGTGGAGGGACATTCCTGCATTACACTATAGTATAGGCTACTGTGCTCTCTGGTATAGACAAGGAGCTGCGATACAGGCACTCAGTTATCCATCATTctttgtacatactgtatagggATCAGAGGCAACTGGTGGGAGGAACTATagaaggacaggctcattgtaatggctggaatggagtcaaacgtATTTTCATGTGATTTCCAAACATGATGTTTCCATATATTTGATGTGTTTGAcactattccattccagccattacaatgaccctcctatagctccttccaccagcctcctctgataggGATCCAATTAGAGTGAACTGTCAGCTGCAAACGCCACCTGTCAGTAAAGTTGCAGTAGACCCATTAATTGGTATATAAGGTGTCCTAACTTTATTCTGATTACTGCAATAAATATGACATCAAAACAGAGTTgtcacagagagagcatgctGCTGGCACAGCGCTTTAGGGGGTCTTGTCTCACTGAAAGGTCAGGGCTGTTTTTGACATATATCACAGTCGAATTGTTCATGTTTCAGGGCTAGAACAATAGCAcattttgtatttcatataaAGGAAAAAAAGAGTTCATCTGGTTCGTGAAGCTTTATATCATATTCATACCATCACACAGCACACCTAGACCATCATCTATGATGAAATGCAACCTCAACCTTTGCCAATAACTGTTAAGCAACGAGTGACCATGGTGCTGTATGACTATCAGTCCAATGTAATACTACTCATCCATGTCTGACAACTTCACTAAATTCATTTGTTCAGATGCAACTTTTAAGGGAGTAGTTTAATAGGACATAAACGTGGTATGAGTTGTTCACAATATGTTGCTAGAAAACAACAGGCCAATACCATGGAGCATGATTAGCATTGCTTTACTTTTTAAATGCAAAATCAAAGACTATGTTAATTACATGTTTCTTATACACAGCAATGGTAATGACAGGAAAAGCAGAAATTCTTTATTCACAAGCATATAGGAAGGCAGCCAGTCCAGCCAAATGAAAATCTCTTACTTTACAGAGCATCACTCATGCAAGTTTCtcataaaaatacaattaaataaaGCAAACTCAATAAAATAACAGTCATTTGATTTCCACTAATCTCTGGTGTAACCCAAAGCTATGGTCAGGGTCTTAGTTTGTTTTGAGTCTCTTACTTCCCACGTCCTGTGTTGGTTCCTCTGGCTCTCGTTTGGCACCTTTGCCCGTCTCGCCTTCATTGGGTGTCCTCTGCTCTTCGTTGCTTTCAGCAATGACTCCTTTCATCTGTTTaagctccctcctccctctcctctcctccatctcgccGATCTCCTCGGCAAACAGGGCTTTGAGGGGCGGGATGAGTCTGGGGAGGATTCTAAAGTCTCCAAACCGAATCTGAGGATAGACAGCGAAGAGAGATCCTTCAGAGGAGGTCTTTCAACATACCCAGCCTTCTTGGAGGCAGCTGGAGATGTATCTCTGATGGGAGTCTAACACATTCTGAATGTTACCTTCAAATGGTACCTCTAGATTTAAACTGAAGTTGTCTGAGAGTATTCTACCTGGACTAGGGGCATTGTCTGCTCATAACGTAGTGAATCAGGGTCCTAATTCATTCTGAGGCTACACATATCCAGTGGAAAAGTACATTTCAGATGTGCAGAACCCGCATAAACATTTCAATGTTACTATGCATAACAAGTGGCCTGAAGTACACCATTCACCACTCACTTACCCTCATGTGGTCAAAAGATATTCCCACTCTGTCGTTGAAGTCCTCACTGAAGAGGGGGATCTTGGCATAGCGCTGGCTGAAGTGGTTCAGCATGATGAACTCAGCATTCATCTTCATGCCAATACCGATGGCCTGGGAGGTGGTACTGTCATTTTGGGAGGCAAGCAGAGAAGCATGATGCTACTCTGCTACTATTCTAACAGTAATTACCAGACTTAACCCCATGGTAAGCTATACAGAGTTTGTTCAGTTCAACTCAATGACTTTCAAGTAGTTTTCAATGCGAGATGGAGCTCTTTAACCAAAGTCACTGAAATTCCATCTAGAAGGCAGAAGTGCCTTCATTACCTCCAATACAGAGTTCCAAAAATCAATGTGAATCTCAGAAGAATGCAGCCAGTTACAATGCCCTCTAAAAATGACTGGCTTCTCAAAGCTCCTTGAGTTTCTTTGTCAGCTGAAAAATGGCACTAGTCTATTTCTGTTTACCTCCTTCAATGCATGTCATATTTTCACACTTAGGGCTGGATTCAATCAGTATCACAGAAGATATGCATTATGGCTCGATTGAAATAAAAAGGCAATGTCTCCTCGTTTGCGGAGACTGCATGTGTCGACTCAATCAGAAATGTTTTTCTGCAGATCTTCCGCGATATTGATTGAATCCAGCCCAAGAAAGATAGTTTTCTAATAGAATAACAAAGGACACCTCTGAAGAGAAGCACCATACTAGATCCATCTACTAACCTATGTCTCTTCTCCACAGCCTCGTCCTCCAATCCATCTTCCAATGTGGCTTCATGAATAAGTAAAGTTGCATTCTTTCCTTTGAAAACACAATGACAAACATGAATCACAAGACTGCTGCATGGCACAGCACTTCAagcttctcttcctctcccagaGGAAATCAATCACACAGCTCTGTGTAATAAACCATCAGCCAGCCCTGCTTGTCTGGCACACCCAGGCCTCTATAATGAACAGGCATGGGATATAGTCAGGCTCTCTCTGGGAGTCTTCAGCTGGATCACATCCAGTTGAACAATTTAAAAAGAGACAATGAAGTGGGATCCCACAGGAACTATGTGGGAGACCTTGTGATTCATAGCAAACATCGGAGCCGATCGATAGCATTAAGCAATATCTGGTAAATGATGCCAGACAGCATAGAGCATGGATGACAGGTTCAGATCAGACTGGCTACTGTAGATGTCTAGTCCATTAACAGTGATCTATATGTATATCATACCACCAGCAACTGTGTAGAAGTTACAAGATACACTCTGGGTCCAAAATTCAAGTATGGCTCTGTGGAACGCACGTAATGGCAAATCAAATGGCATTGGTGAGTATTTACCATTTCATCCAGAAGTCACAAGTGTGGTTCATAGAGAGTGTGTAAATCTTTTCACATCACACAAACTCTGGGATCTGTACAAACATCACAATTGGGGTCGAGAACTGTTGGTACTGACCCATATGTGCGAGGGCATCGCAGGGCATTGTGTCCCCAGAGAAGACTAGCTGCCAGCCAGACTGATGAGTGATGCTGCAGGCAAAGGCATTCTTACAGTGACGCACCGGACAAGTCTGGAACTACGAGAGAAACAGAATATATGTATTTAAGCTTTGATGATAGCCTCAATAAACAGTCATTGAATCTAACAATGAGTCTTATTGAACCACGAAGCAGCCTGTTCAAGTCTCCACATACCTTTGCTAAATCAGATTTCTTCAGCAGCGCTTGGATGAATGCCTTGGTTTTGAACTTGGACACTTCAGCCCCCTCACACATGACTTTGCTAGGGACAATGCTGAAACATAGTCAAGAATACATCAATATTCGAGACGATGGACATCATATCATCCGGTTTGAAAGCATGAATTGAACAGAGTTAGGAGTGTCTTTCCTGACATACTTGACATGGCTGAGGATCTCCTCACAGTGGTCATGGTACTGGTTGAGCCAGGTCATCATCTGGACAGGGGCTATCAGATAGATGGGGCTGAAGGCTTTCCCAAGAGTTGCCTGAACGGTGAAGAGATAAGGACATACATTCATTAAAGTGTTCCATTTTTGCATGAATTAAACAGGACTCATCTTAAAATCTGAAAAAAGGGAAACTCTCTACTGACCAAGGCTCTCTCTCTTTGAAACAGCAAACTCAACAATCCCTGGAAAATAAAGTCATATTCTTTAAAATGATTTGAAATTACTTTATGCTATAACTCCGTAATAAACAAATATTTATAGGAAAAATAATCCTTACTGTGTGATGGTCCGCGTGCATGTGAGAGATGAAGACAGTTGAGATCTTTGCAAGAGTCTCGTCCACACTGTCCCCATAGTGTCGGCACAGCTGGCCAAAGGTGCCCTCTCCACAGTCCAACAGCACTGACTGAGTGGCACTGAAGGAGATGGGACAGAGcataaacacagagagacagacagacatttatACTGGCTACCTCACACAGACATATCTTTAAGGATCTTCCATAGTAACTCGAGTCTAACTGAGGGCCATTACCTGATGTTGACCAAGTTACCACTAACATTCCTGATCTTCATAGGAAGAGCTGATCCAGTTCCTAAAAAGACCACCTCTGGGTATTTGTCTGCCCGCCCTGCAAGAAACACATTGTCATATGATACAACACAAAATGTTGCTATGCCACTGAAATTTCAGACGTAAAAATAGGATATTCTATCAGACAGACAAAAGGACTACAGGAAACTAAACTCTGTTACCTTCTTAAATGCCCAGAGTGAAATGTTTGCAACTCCATTCAAGAGGAGTAAAGAGAAATTGATGGAGCTTTGGACTGAGCAATGTAACATCTCCCCTTGGGCTTCTAGCCTGACCTGTATCAGAGCAGGGCTCACCAGACAGCACTGCAGCATCAGTCGCACGGAACCGCTTACACTCCTCCACTTCTTGGAGGAAGTTAGGGGCCTCTGCAGCCTCTTTCACAAACTCTTCAGTGTCACAAGAGGGGATGGCGTCTCTGATGAATAAGAAACAGTAGAGCACACACACCACTCATCACATAGTGCTGAGAGGGGCAGCGATGCTCTCATTTGACTTTGACAGTGTTGGCATCTATAAGATCATAGAAGAAATAGTAAGTCACACTTGAAAGTAGTGTTTCATCTGAAATGGTTTTCTTTGACAAAGCAGCCCTTTGTAAGTGGAGACTAATGTCTGGTCAATTGTGGCCTGAAGGACATTACTCACCTTTGCCATTCAATCTTGGGTCTGAGCTGGAACTTCAGAAGACACTCGGCTCTGACATTGGGGACATGCAGGGCAGCCTGGGTCTCCTTGAGAAGATCAACAACAGAAGTTTTTACAAAAACAAGAGTAGAAACAGATTAGCACAATACAACGCAAGCTACAAAAGGTTTCCAAATGAACACGCTTATCTCTGTGTAACAGCAGGTTACAATGGTGAATAATGAAAGTTGTAGCACTTCACAACGTACCTTTGTTGTATAGTGCTGGAGCTCTGGAAATATCTCTGGATGAATCAGATTGAGCTGAGTTTGAATCTTGTGGCTCCTGACATTGTGAACAGTGCAAACTTGCTCATTCAGGATCAGGTGCTCCGTGGTAGATGGAAAcctaaaatacaaaaacacacaaaaacattcAACATGTAGAAAGACCaacagaaaacagagagacaAGTGAAGTGCAGAACATGGAATATGTAAACAGTCTGAAACTGAGTATTACATATGGCTGATTTTGTACCTTTCCATCCATTGCATGTATTCATCTGTTTTCAGCACAGACTCGGGGCTCATGTGGACTACTAAGGCAGCAGGGTCCTCTGTTCCTCCACGTTGGTATCTGCAGATGAGACAAATAACTCAGAACTTAACTACAATCTCCTAAAGAAGGCCTAAGGAGTAATGACGCAGGATGCAGAAGCAGCCTTTGACACATTTGGCCAACTTCGCTCAGGCCATTACCTGCTCAGCTGCTGATCGATGCAGATTGGTTGAACAAACTCCTCAGAGGGACACTCCACAACAATGAAGGCTGGTCCTGGATCAGTGGGAGTGCACACCTCCTCAGGATGGATCTGTAGGACAACCATCAGGATCAAATCAGATAACAAGACCAAATGTATCTAACATTTACAATAGCTAATCCAAAATTCCAGAGCCCCAACAATCAACCAAATATAATTGAAGCACCTCTCTTCCTTCGTAGGTAACACTTTTCCCATCCTTCAGAGCTGCAATGAGAGGACCAATAGCTGCAGTGCCTCTGTGGAGAAAGTGCATCAAAAAGTAATTACCGGCTCAAGTTTGTTGAGCAGGAAAAACGGAATTTGTATTGAAAAATCAACTTACACTGGTAACCCAAGGTTTTTTGCTTGAGCAACCAAGAAGTTCCCCTTCTTAGGATGAAGCTGCAAGTCAAAGAGAAAATGTAACAAATTGCATCAAAATGCAATAATTCAGTATGTCACTGAGACAATGAGATTGTGTTTCTTACCTTACAAATGAATGCCACAACTAAAGACGGATCCCTTGTTGCTCTTGCTTTTCCACCTGAGATGAAAATGCAATGTGAGAAATTGTGTCCTTTGGAGCTCAACATTGAACTAGGGCACTGATGCCCCTGATAGCGCTGCATGCTCCTTTAGTCATCCTTCCCCATCTCTTCCCGTTGACTTGACTATTAGAAGTATGGATAAGTTTAGTATTGAATTTTGCATTTGAATGGGAG
This window contains:
- the LOC118384712 gene encoding zinc phosphodiesterase ELAC protein 2-like; amino-acid sequence: MFSMTKVSLRCKSIAWLFVRHTSTSRQQSFACSEHRFPRTIFQFLRTMSTNTTDNQHRGSKKPRAPKETLRHVKSREQRKRGVDVHGPATVYAQVVGAGSRDNGASLYVFSEFNRYLFNCGEGTQRLMQEHKLKAARLDNIFLTRMSWENVGGLSGMILTLKDTGVPEVVLSGPPQLEKYVNAIRVFSGPLEEIKLAVRPYTEKQYTDDTMTVSQIPIFAQHREDRPKCSPNSGRSSPPSSPQRRELWRPEDSEDTSTDSRKERATSPGGKARATRDPSLVVAFICKLHPKKGNFLVAQAKNLGLPVGTAAIGPLIAALKDGKSVTYEGREIHPEEVCTPTDPGPAFIVVECPSEEFVQPICIDQQLSRYQRGGTEDPAALVVHMSPESVLKTDEYMQWMERFPSTTEHLILNEQVCTVHNVRSHKIQTQLNLIHPEIFPELQHYTTKETQAALHVPNVRAECLLKFQLRPKIEWQRDAIPSCDTEEFVKEAAEAPNFLQEVEECKRFRATDAAVLSGRADKYPEVVFLGTGSALPMKIRNVSGNLVNISATQSVLLDCGEGTFGQLCRHYGDSVDETLAKISTVFISHMHADHHTGLLSLLFQRERALATLGKAFSPIYLIAPVQMMTWLNQYHDHCEEILSHVNIVPSKVMCEGAEVSKFKTKAFIQALLKKSDLAKFQTCPVRHCKNAFACSITHQSGWQLVFSGDTMPCDALAHMGKNATLLIHEATLEDGLEDEAVEKRHSTTSQAIGIGMKMNAEFIMLNHFSQRYAKIPLFSEDFNDRVGISFDHMRIRFGDFRILPRLIPPLKALFAEEIGEMEERRGRRELKQMKGVIAESNEEQRTPNEGETGKGAKREPEEPTQDVGSKRLKTN